The window CGGCACGATCCACCCGGCCTTGTTCTCCGAGGCGGTCACCCAGGTGGCCACCGCCGCCGGCAAGGATGACACCCTGCCGATGCTCACCGGTGTGCACATGGAGATCACCGGCAACCAGGTGAAGCTGGCCGCCACGGACCGTTTCCGTCTGGCGCTGCGCACCTTCGAGTGGGATCCGGCGTCCCCGGACGTCGAGGCGAAGCTGCTGGTCCCGGCGAAGACGCTGCTGGACAACGCCCGCACCCTCGATCAGAGCGTGAACAACCCGGTGGAGATCGCCGTCGGCACGGGTGAGCAGATCGGCGCCGCCGGCCTGTTCGGCATCCACACCGATTCCCGGGAGACGACCACCCGCATGCTCGACGCGGACTTCCCGAACATCCAGCCGCTGCTGCCGAAGACGCACACGTCGATCGCCAGCGTGGAGATCGCCCCGCTGCAGGAGGCGATCCGCCGCGTCAGCCTGGTCACCGAGCGCAACGCGCAGATCCGCATGCAGTTCACCGACGGTGAGCTCATCCTCTCGGCCGGTGGTCTGGACTCCGGCCATGCCGAGGAGCGTCTGCCCTGTGCCTTCGCGGGCAAGGATGAGCTGGTCATCGCCTTCAACCCGGGTTACCTGCGGGACGGTCTGTCCGTGATCCACACCAACCGTGTGGTCTTCGGGTTCACCGAGCCTTCGCGCCCGGCGATCCTCGTCCCGGACCCGGAGGAGCTGCCGGAGCCGGACGCGGAGGGCATCTTCCCGACCCCGGAGACGGAGTTCACCTACCTGCTCATGCCGGTGCGCCTGCCCGGATAGGTGGGTGGCTCATCTACATCAGGACGCTTGACCTGCGGGACTTCCGCAGCTGGCCGGAGCTGACGCTCGAGCTCGGACCGGGGATCACCCTGTTCGTCGGGCGCAACGGCTTCGGCAAGACGAACATCGTCGAGGCGGTCGGCTACACCGCCCACCTGGCCTCCCACCGCGTCGCCCACGACGCGCCGCTGGTGCGGCAGGGGGCGGTCAACGCCCGCATCTCGACGACCGCCGTCAACCACGGCCGCGAACTGACCACCCACCTGCTGATCAAGCCGCACGCCGCGAACCAGGCGCAGATCAACCGGACGCGGCTGAACTCCCCGCGGGAACTCCTCGGGGTGGTCCGGACCGTGTTGTTCGCGCCGGAGGACCTGGCGCTGATCAAGGGGGAGCCGGCGGAACGGCGCCGCTACCTGGACGACATCATCGCCACCCGCAGCCCGCGGCTGGCCGGGGTGAAGGCCGACTACGACAAGGTCCTGCGCCAGAGGAACGCCCTGCTCAAGTCGGCGAACGCCGCGCTGCGCCGCGGTTACCGGGACGCCGACGGGGCCGGTGCGCTGGCGACGCTCGACGTGTGGGACGGCCAGCTCGCCGCGCACGGTGCGCAGGTCATCGCGGCCCGGCTCACCCTCGTGGAGGAACTGGGGCCGCTGGTCACGGAGGCCTATGCGGGGATCGCCCCGGAGTCCCGGCCGGCGCGGGTGGAGTACCGGGGGACGGTGGCGTCGGCAAGCAATGACGTGGAGGTCCTCGAGGCGGAGATGCTCGCGGAGCTCGGCCGGGGACGGCAGCGTGAGATCGAACGCGGCATGTCGCTGGTCGGGCCGCACCGCGATGACCTGCTGCTCCACCTCGGGGATACGCCGGCGAAGGGTTTCGCCTCGCACGGGGAGACGTGGAGTTACGCGGTCGCGCTGCGGCTGGCGGAGTTCACGCTGCTGCGTCGCGACGGCTCCGACCCGGTGCTCATCCTCGACGACGTGTTCTCGGAGCTCGACGCGAAACGACGCGAGAAGCTCGTCGACCTGGCCGCGGACGCGGAGCAGGTGCTCATCACCGCGGCGGTCGACGCCGATCTGCCGCCGAACATCACGGCGGCGGCGAGGAAGTACCTGGTCACGGTGCGGGACACGGAGGAGGGCAGGATCAGTGAGCTCGAATGAGCAGGACCCGGTCCAGGCCGCCTTCGAGGCCATGCAGAAGGCCGCGAAACAGCGCGGCGCCACGCCCCTGCCGCCGCGCCGGCCGCAGAGGAAGACGACCCCGCCGCGGTTGGGGATGCCGACGGGGAAGGATGGACGCCGACGTCGGCGTCCGCTGGAGGTGGACACGTTCGGGTCGCTGCTGGGCACGGAGATCCGGCGCCGCGGGTGGGAGAAGGACATCGCGGGTGGCTGGGTGTTCGGCAACTGGGAGGAGCTGGTCGGCCCGAAGATCGCGCAGCACACCACGGTGGAGATGGTGAAGGACAGGAAACTGTTCATCACGTGTGACTCGACGGCCTGGGCGACGAACCTGCGGATGATGCAGCGGCAGATCCTCCAGGTGATCGCGGAGAAGGTCGGCCCGAACATCATCGTGGAACTGAAGATCTTCGGACCGCGGGCCCCGAGTTGGCGCAAGGGGCCGCTCCACGTCAAGGGTCGCGGTCCGCGCGACACCTACGGATAGGCACTTTCCCCCGAAAACGCGCGAGAACCGCCCTCCGACGCGCGCGACCCCTTCCCTGGTAGTGACCCCCGCAGTGTAGACTGGTGAGGTCTGATTCAATCTAGCGAGGAGATCTCGTTTCACGTGGCTAACGCTGAACACCAGTACGACGCGTCATCGATCACGATCCTCGAGGGCCTCGAAGCCGTCCGCAAGCGCCCCGGCATGTACATCGGTTCGACCGGTCCGCGCGGCCTGCACCACCTCGTGTGGGAGGTCGTGGACAACTCCGTCGATGAGGCGATGGCCGGTCACGCGACCAAGGTCGAGGTGACCCTGCTGGCCGACGGTGGCGTCCAGGTCGTCGATGACGGCCGTGGCATCCCGGTCGAGATGCACCCCTCGGGTGCCCCGACCGTCCAGGTCGTCATGACCCAGCTGCACGCCGGCGGCAAGTTCGACTCCGACTCCTACGCGGTGTCCGGTGGTCTCCACGGCGTCGGCATCTCCGTGGTCAACGCCCTGTCGACCCACCTCGAGGCCGACATCAAGCGCGACGGCAAGCACTGGATCCAGAACTTCAACAACTCCGTGCCGGAGGATCTCGTCGAGGGCGGCAACGCCCGCGGCACCGGCACGACCATCCGTTTCTGGCCGGACCCGGAGATCTTCGAGACGACCGACTTCGACTACGACACGATCTCGCGTCGTCTGCAGGAGATGGCCTTCCTCAACAAGGGCCTGACCATCACCCTCAAGGACGAGCGCGTCACCGAGGAACAGCTCGAGCTCGAGGCCATCGCGGAGGAGGGCGACACCGCCCAGCTTCTCGACGCCCCCTCCTTCGACGACACCGAGGTGGAGGAGGCCTCC of the Corynebacterium humireducens NBRC 106098 = DSM 45392 genome contains:
- the dnaN gene encoding DNA polymerase III subunit beta; this encodes MESQAVSFRVVRDDLANAVAWVARNLPTKVTQPVLRAMLITADDNGLEFAGFDYEVSTRVKIAAEIGDQGRIAVAGKLISEIVSNLPNKPVELRVEGSKALLSCGSSRFELPLIPLDDYPQIPTLPEVTGTIHPALFSEAVTQVATAAGKDDTLPMLTGVHMEITGNQVKLAATDRFRLALRTFEWDPASPDVEAKLLVPAKTLLDNARTLDQSVNNPVEIAVGTGEQIGAAGLFGIHTDSRETTTRMLDADFPNIQPLLPKTHTSIASVEIAPLQEAIRRVSLVTERNAQIRMQFTDGELILSAGGLDSGHAEERLPCAFAGKDELVIAFNPGYLRDGLSVIHTNRVVFGFTEPSRPAILVPDPEELPEPDAEGIFPTPETEFTYLLMPVRLPG
- the recF gene encoding DNA replication/repair protein RecF (All proteins in this family for which functions are known are DNA-binding proteins that assist the filamentation of RecA onto DNA for the initiation of recombination or recombinational repair.), which gives rise to MYIRTLDLRDFRSWPELTLELGPGITLFVGRNGFGKTNIVEAVGYTAHLASHRVAHDAPLVRQGAVNARISTTAVNHGRELTTHLLIKPHAANQAQINRTRLNSPRELLGVVRTVLFAPEDLALIKGEPAERRRYLDDIIATRSPRLAGVKADYDKVLRQRNALLKSANAALRRGYRDADGAGALATLDVWDGQLAAHGAQVIAARLTLVEELGPLVTEAYAGIAPESRPARVEYRGTVASASNDVEVLEAEMLAELGRGRQREIERGMSLVGPHRDDLLLHLGDTPAKGFASHGETWSYAVALRLAEFTLLRRDGSDPVLILDDVFSELDAKRREKLVDLAADAEQVLITAAVDADLPPNITAAARKYLVTVRDTEEGRISELE
- a CDS encoding DciA family protein, whose protein sequence is MQKAAKQRGATPLPPRRPQRKTTPPRLGMPTGKDGRRRRRPLEVDTFGSLLGTEIRRRGWEKDIAGGWVFGNWEELVGPKIAQHTTVEMVKDRKLFITCDSTAWATNLRMMQRQILQVIAEKVGPNIIVELKIFGPRAPSWRKGPLHVKGRGPRDTYG